One Podarcis muralis chromosome 1, rPodMur119.hap1.1, whole genome shotgun sequence genomic window carries:
- the WDR89 gene encoding WD repeat-containing protein 89 — protein MENIKEQFSSLQIAKRCALAKDPTYLLDLDISRGGGSQLVAVSCSDKSIRVYNRETLTLLREYSSRPGLLSGVRFAHTCESVLFSACSDGTVKCWDTRLATTGPTQLFRGSLSNVFISFDVSCNDLIVCAGTEKVGDDVFMAFWDARSCASSVASSKEPLGFYSETHNDDITKIRFHPIQQNLVVSGSTDGLVNVFDINKDSEEDALVATCNSDSSVSSVGWSGKDYRQVYCTTHDEGFCRWDLAQLETEEPVTLLHVPDAREAGSGQSTKVDYLIGGLYHEMMDKLVVVGGTSAGNICLLDCGVGGLSSVGVLQEGHSSPVRSFCWNVADDSLLTGGEDAQLLLWKPGAVGKAFGKKTSMKTASSVHQRLRVHQHAFKSKKKRASL, from the coding sequence ATGGAGAACATCAAGGAGCAGTTTTCCAGTCTCCAAATAGCAAAACGGTGTGCACTGGCAAAAGACCCCACTTATCTGTTGGACTTGGATATTTCAAGAGGCGGGGGGAGCCAGTTGGTGGCCGTTTCGTGTTCCGATAAATCAATCAGGGTTTACAACAGAGAGACGCTCACTCTGCTGCGGGAATATAGCAGCCGTCCCGGGCTGCTCAGTGGCGTCCGATTTGCACACACGTGTGAAAGTGTGTTGTTCTCTGCTTGCAGCGACGGAACAGTGAAATGTTGGGATACGCGCTTGGCGACCACAGGGCCGACGCAGTTGTTCCGTGGCTCCCTTTCAAATGTCTTCATTAGCTTTGACGTAAGCTGCAACGACCTCATAGTCTGCGCTGGAACGGAAAAAGTGGGGGACGATGTGTTCATGGCCTTCTGGGATGCTCGCAGCTGCGCGAGTAGTGTAGCTTCCAGCAAAGAGCCTCTGGGCTTCTACTCGGAGACCCACAACGACGACATCACCAAAATTCGTTTTCACCCCATCCAACAGAACCTGGTAGTTTCTGGGTCAACCGACGGGCTGGTGAACGTGTTTGACATCAACAAGGACAGCGAAGAGGATGCGCTGGTTGCTACCTGCAACTCCGACTCGTCGGTCAGTTCCGTCGGGTGGTCCGGGAAAGATTACCGGCAGGTCTATTGCACGACGCACGACGAAGGGTTTTGTCGGTGGGATCTCGCCCAGCTGGAGACCGAGGAGCCAGTCACATTGCTGCATGTTCCAGACGCCCGAGAAGCAGGAAGTGGACAAAGCACCAAGGTGGACTACTTAATCGGTGGCTTGTACCATGAAATGATGGACAAGTTGGTTGTTGTTGGGGGAACGTCAGCAGGAAACATCTGCCTCCTGGACTGTGGGGTTGGTGGCCTGAGTTCTGTAGGAGTCCTTCAGGAGGGGCACTCATCTCCCGTCCGCTCTTTCTGCTGGAACGTGGCAGATGATTCTTTGCTGACCGGTGGAGAGGATGCGCAGTTGTTGCTATGGAAACCTGGAGCCGTGGGGAAAGCCTTTGGAAAGAAGACTTCTATGAAGACTGCTTCCTCCGTTCATCAGCGGCTGAGAGTTCACCAGCACGCTTTCAAGAGCAAGAAAAAACGGGCGTCTTTGTAA